GAGACAGTGGAACTAATCTTATtctcaaaattaaaatgcaaacagTGGAAGATGGGGGGAGATtttcagaaacagaaacatttctaaTATGATCTTTGCTTCTGGTTAGTTATTTCATTACATTTATTCTAATTTAATTTAAGCAGTAAAAagctttttcaatttattttgatttttaaaaatagatattgtcttttattttatttgtattgacTTTAAgtttctaatttatttttgcatttgttttggaCATActtcaattttagtttttttaaaattcatttaaaaatgaaatctaTTTATTAACTTCTGAAtttcttttatgtttgttttttgtattttcttgttgttttctatttttctggttatttttaattcattttaaatgtcttttgtatttaagttcaaaatacactatttttatttttatttcattaaaataagaaatgcattcttttaaattcttaatttattttattttgattttttaatattagatatagatttattttaatctatgttatttttcttcattacatttttatttatttgaatttatttttaatttttactgtgtgactttattttgttttaatttcattttaatatatGAGATCTATTAATTCTTAATTACTTAATTTAAATATCTCGTTTCAATTGTCTGTATTTTATCTACATTTACCCATCtggattgttatttttttttttacgttttagatttgttttactgatttagttctttctttattctttttcgTAAAACAAATTGGCTGCACTTGTTTctgtaaattttttttacatgcatcACTAAATGCACATGCAAGAAATATGCAAGTGAAATACCAAATAAGTATCTTGTACAGTGCATTAAAATAGTAGCTTCAAATTTATTTAATCTTGTATATGCCATTAGataaacttttttcattttgcacttgagattgaaaacataaatgttggtaGGATAAATTACCAGGAAAGCTGCATACTCTTCATTTCATTGGATTATTAGTAATTGCAGGGGTTAAAGTGAGAATATTCTACGATCTGTACCAATTTGGTCCTTTGGCATTGGCAATAAAATTAATGCAGCCCTCTTGGTAACCAAAAGGTACCCACCCCTGACGTAAATAATTATATGAGATGATatgagtttttcttttcttttttttaaatgaaacctCAGGCTTGATTCGACCTACTTTTAGTTGCGGAGGGATACAGTGGGAGGCGCTAACTAACCGCACCATGTTAAACTAAATCGAAAGTAACTGAATGAGGAAATAATATCCGTATCGAGAGATTTTGTCCTCGTGAGCACTTGGACACGtattatttctattaaaaaCGGACGTATTTATTCGTGTTAAACTGTAAAGGTTGGTGTAATCATGTCGAAGAGAGCAAGCCTGAAAATAAGCAGCGAGTCTGCAGTGAaggtaacttttttttttatattcttctTTTTACTGAACTCTGCTGCACGGGTAACATTTGACAGTTGTTCAAAGCTTTAAGCCTTTTACAGCGTGCAATGACTGTACAGTAGAGAGTTTGTGTAATGTTTAGAATAATTGtgcttcaaaatgtaaatatacaTTACTTTAAGGAATGGAAAGTCCCCTTCAGAGAGGAAAATGAAAGTAAATCAAACTGGCTTTTCCAGCGTGAGTCAGCGTTTTAAATAGGCTATTCATATATTTTCATTAACCTCGCcttgttttttatctttgacAGGTGACAAACTGCCGTGAGTCTCTGTATCAAGAGGTTTGTTAAGCAGCAGTCATTTAATTCCAatcttttatcatttataaTGATACATTTATTCCCAAAATGTATATTAAAGTTTTTCAGCAGAACATCtgtgtttttgatcatttcagGCAGGGAATCTGTTCTCCAACTTCATCCCTCAGAAGATTTTACAGCTGGATGCTCTGCTTAAGGTCAGCAGGGTCACTCCTTTAGCACATAGCATACAACAGTCAGATCATGCATGGTTATTAGCTACTGCTAATTAATGACATTGTAGCCATAAAACAGATTGAGATAGGTTTATGGCTACAATGTCATTAATATTTCCTTTATATTGTCCTGTTTGTTTGCCTCTGtttatctctctttctccatcccTTGACCACCTTAGAATTATTCATGCTCACACTTGTAAACTAAGGAGTTATTTCTAGAACTTCATCTATGCCAGTAGTTTTGATAAGCTGGTATctacactaaaataaaacaggcaAATCTATGTAAAAATAGACATCAACATCACCAGCAAAGCTGTAATGGAATGATCCTTGTTTCAGAAGCAGGTGTTTGACTAAGAGATTGGCAGTCGAATGAGGCTCATTTGATTGTATTACAGAATATTTGACAATTTAACGGTCCTCCTTGCAATTTGAGCTTAAATTCTTCCCATGTTTCTTTAATTCTTTAGGATGATGCTTTCAGTATCACAGACTTAGCATCTCTCAAAGCTCCCCTGGACATCCCCATTCCGGACCCTCCATCTCCAGAGGACGAGGTGAGACTGAGTTCATCCAGTAGATGTCCCACAACCACTTCATTCATGTGGTTGCTATGCTTCTTTCTGTATTGATTATCCCTGCTTTATTTATGTAACTGTAATTACAGGAGATGGAGACAGACAAGAATGAAGATGacgagaagaagaagaaaaaacgtAGGGACTGTTtagtttttgtagtttttgtgaGGGGAAATGGGTTACATTTGGCATTGTGCACAATCAGgcagtcaaaatgtttgatacttCTAGATActgcatatttttaaatgatccatCCTCCATTATTTTAGTGATAAATAGTTTAAAAGTAAATCTAACCCCTATCTATGTCATTTGACTGGTGCGCATTGAATCAAATCCAAAAAATTGTGCATCAGGGGTGGTAGTTTAGTTCAGTGGGTAGAGCAAGTGCCCACACACAGAGACTATGATCTTCAATGGACTGGTTGCAGGTTTGATTCCTGGCCTGCCCTGTTAGTTGCGTGCCTTCCCCTGCTCTGTCTCCACATGTTTCCTCTctaaaaataggtaaaaagctccagaaatattattttaaaaaatgcatgaaaacacaCTGTCTGAACTTTACCAAAACATCTAGAATGTTTTCTGCAGTAGTTTGCATGTAATATTTGGTAATCAAAcaagaaatgaatcaagcactAAGTGCCAAGCACTTCTGTTTATCTTTTTTCATGtccaaaaaaaattcatttaatcagaaaattcaCTCGTGGTCCGGTGTACCAAGAAATCTCATGCCtctcatttttgacagtttactGTGCAAGAAGTGGTATTATTTTTTTCGCAACTCAGATCTTAAAAGtctataatttgatttttaaaagcatgtaggAACCCTGCAGTAAATTTACATATAACCGAGtaactaaaaaaatattttgcatcagtttttcttgaaaaatcaaggaaaaacaaagccaaaacaaacactaataattttatacaacaaaaaacCTTCCCAACACAGTTCACCAATGCACCCATACATACTTAACATGCTGTACCTTCaatgaaaagaagaaattaGTCCCAAACTTCATTAAccttcctttttaaaatttattttagctGTTAGATTTTCAAAGGAGGCAGAGAAGATGTCTAAATTCTCTGCTCTGTCCCACAGCTCCAAAATGTGGCTTCATCAAGGGTAATGAGAAGATTCAAGCGCTTCTAGATAGGGTGAAGCCGGAGATTGTCGCTCTAAGAGAGACCATTGTTGTTGTAAGTGACTTAACACTGACTTAAATCAACGCAAATGTACTTCACTGGCTTGAAATTGTTTGATTTAGCCGGTTACATTCACTCTTACTGCTCTGTTGTAGGTCTCCAGCTGGATTATGCACCTTATCCCAAAAATAGAAGATGGAAATGACTTTGGGGTTGCCATCCAGGTACTGTACATGTGCATGTATACAGGCACAATGGGGTTTAAGTGTGTGATTATTTGAGGCCCTACTAGCCTAGTGTGAAGAGGCTATAG
Above is a genomic segment from Cheilinus undulatus linkage group 19, ASM1832078v1, whole genome shotgun sequence containing:
- the psme2 gene encoding proteasome activator complex subunit 2, with the translated sequence MSKRASLKISSESAVKVTNCRESLYQEAGNLFSNFIPQKILQLDALLKDDAFSITDLASLKAPLDIPIPDPPSPEDEEMETDKNEDDEKKKKKPPKCGFIKGNEKIQALLDRVKPEIVALRETIVVVSSWIMHLIPKIEDGNDFGVAIQEKILERITAVKTKVDGFQTNFNKYFTERGDAVAKASKETHVMDYRTLVHEKDVDIYNEIRVVVLDIRGFYAELYDIINKNLDKVTNPKGEEKPSMY